The Nocardia bhagyanarayanae region CGCGGAAACCGAAACTTGCACCGCTAGTTTGGCTGCTCTACGGTGAGCGGAAAACTTGCATCGTTAGTTTTGGAGGTGGCATGAACGCCACGCTGTCGTTGGCGAGCATTCTGGCCGAGCAGGCGCGCCGCCGCCCGGACCGGATCGCGCTGATCGAGGGTGCGCAGCGCGTCACCTTCGCCGAATTGTGGTCGCAGGCCCGCGAACAGGCCGCCGCGCTGATCGAACTCGGTGTGCGCCCCGGCGACCGCGTCGCGCTGATGTGCCCCAACACCGCCGAGTTCCCGCGCGCCTACTACGCGATCCTCGCCGCGGGCGCCGCGGTGATCCCGGTGCACCTGCTGCTGACGGCGAACGAGGCCGAGCACGTCCTGCGCGACAGCGGGGCGACGCTGCTGGTGTGTCACGAGCAGTTCGCCGAGGTCGGCCGGGCTGCGGCGAGCGCGGTGGGCATCGGCTGTCACGACCCCGATACGCTTGTGGCGGAACCGATTCGGTCGTTCGTCTCGCGCGCGCCCGGCGACACGGCGGTGATCTTCTACACCAGCGGCACCACGGGCAAGCCGAAGGGCGCCGAACTCAGCCATCTGAACATGGTCATGAACGCGACGGTGAACGCCTTCGACGCCAACGATGTGCGCAGCGACGACGTCGCGCTCGGCGCGCTGCCGCTGTTCCACATCTTCGGCCAGACCGTGTCCATGAACTCCACCTGGCGCGCGGGCGCGACACTGGTGTTGCAGCCGCGGTTCGACCCCGACGAGGCCATCCGCCTGATGCACGCAGAGGGCGTCAACACCTTCCACGGCGTGCCGACGATGTACGTCCGGCTGATCACCGCGGCGACGAAACTCGGTGCGCCGCAACTGCGTTTGTGCATCTCCGGCGGAGCGTCGCTGCCGCAGCCGGTGCTGGAGACCTTCCACGACCTGTTCGGCACGCCGATCCTGGAGGGCTACGGACTCTCCGAGACCTCGCCGACCGCCGCGGTGAACCAGCCGGACTTCGGGCCGAAGGCGGGCACCGTCGGGCACGCGGTGTGGGGCGTCGAGGTCGAGATCGCCGATCCGGGCGTCGCGGACGAGATCGTCCTGCTGCCGCCCGGCGAACTGGGCGAGATCGTGATCCGCGGGCACAACGTGTTCAACGGATACATCGGCAATCCGGCCGCCACCGCCGCCGCCGTGGTGCAGGGCTGGTTCCGGACGGGCGATCTCGGCGTGCGGGACGCCGCTGGTTACGTCACCATCGCCGATCGGATCAAGGACATGATCATCCGCGGCGGGTTCAACGTCTACCCGAGCGAGGTGGAAGAGGCGCTGCTGTACCACGCGGCCATCGAGGCGGTCGCGGTGATCGGCCTGCCCGACGAGACCTACGGCGAGGAGATCTGCGCGGTCGTCGTCGCGGGCGCCCCGCTGACCGCCGAGCAGGTCGTCGAGTTCGGCCGCAAGCGTCTCGCCAAGCACAAATATCCGCGCCGGGTGGAGTTCGTCGACCAGTTGCCGCTCGGTCCGAGCCACAAGGTTCTCAAGCGCGAACTCGTACGCCGATACAGCTGATGCGCGCAAGCGCAGGTAGAAACGGTCCTTTGCCGCAAAGGGTGAAGTAGACCGGCTACCGGCCTATGCTTGGAGCACAACATTGGATGGCGGCCGGGGCCGCGGATCGTGGCTACGATCCCGCGACGCCGAGGATCGAAAAGACAGTGCCGGCCGCAGGCTGAAATCTTCAGACGAGCACAGTCCCACGCGGTTCTCGGGCGAATCGCACCGACCATGGTGACGCCGTTCGAACGGTGCCGTTCGGCCGATGGGTGGGACACCATCCCGTTGGGAGGTTCTGCGATGTCGACGAAAATCGTTGTGCGATCCGGTGTCGGGCGAACCCACCGCTATATGTACGACAAGCGGCGCCCTGGGGGACGATCGGTAGCCATGCGTGGCAGCTGCGTGGTGATGGTGGTGGACGGCGAACTGGATCTCGCCGGACTGCCCGAGCTGTGCGCCGCGCTGGACTCCATACCCGAGCACGGCTGTCGCGCCGTGGTCGTCGATTTCCGTACCACCCGTTTCGTCGGGATTCGAGCCGCCATCGC contains the following coding sequences:
- a CDS encoding STAS domain-containing protein, whose amino-acid sequence is MRGSCVVMVVDGELDLAGLPELCAALDSIPEHGCRAVVVDFRTTRFVGIRAAIALGEFKKKLAERSVDLRLVSGHAEIDRVLDVVGVRALFCYYASLDEALGR
- a CDS encoding long-chain-fatty-acid--CoA ligase is translated as MNATLSLASILAEQARRRPDRIALIEGAQRVTFAELWSQAREQAAALIELGVRPGDRVALMCPNTAEFPRAYYAILAAGAAVIPVHLLLTANEAEHVLRDSGATLLVCHEQFAEVGRAAASAVGIGCHDPDTLVAEPIRSFVSRAPGDTAVIFYTSGTTGKPKGAELSHLNMVMNATVNAFDANDVRSDDVALGALPLFHIFGQTVSMNSTWRAGATLVLQPRFDPDEAIRLMHAEGVNTFHGVPTMYVRLITAATKLGAPQLRLCISGGASLPQPVLETFHDLFGTPILEGYGLSETSPTAAVNQPDFGPKAGTVGHAVWGVEVEIADPGVADEIVLLPPGELGEIVIRGHNVFNGYIGNPAATAAAVVQGWFRTGDLGVRDAAGYVTIADRIKDMIIRGGFNVYPSEVEEALLYHAAIEAVAVIGLPDETYGEEICAVVVAGAPLTAEQVVEFGRKRLAKHKYPRRVEFVDQLPLGPSHKVLKRELVRRYS